One window of the Triticum dicoccoides isolate Atlit2015 ecotype Zavitan chromosome 3B, WEW_v2.0, whole genome shotgun sequence genome contains the following:
- the LOC119274812 gene encoding protein NCA1-like, producing MSSLCPFAKATTGGVCPMKSDKKPDKSGGAACPVTGKSHGSENKESGADRAAGEEGAEEDPRVVPAKCPFGYDSNTFKLGPLSCMVCQALLHDASKCKPCSHKFCKACISRFKDCPLCGADIEGIEPDAELQALVDRFIDGHARIKRSLAGESKEAADGKSKVIYEDVSMERGAFLVQQAMRAFRAQNIESAKSRLSMCAEDIREELKSSEDNLDLCSQLGAVLGMLGDCCRTLGDAPSAITYYEESAELLSKLPKKDLELVHTLSVSLNKVGDLRYYGGDLQSARSYYARSLDVRRNSVKEHSAVASQVIDLATSLAKVADVDRNLGNEDAAIEGFEEAIKCLEKLKLDSEQASLEQRRRSVLDFLQKQLHK from the exons ATGAGCTCGCTCTGCCCGTTCGCGAAAGCCACCACGGGCGGCGTGTGCCCCATGAAATCCGACAAGAAGCCCGACAAGAGCGGCGGCGCTGCGTGCCCCGTGACGGGCAAGAGCCATGGCAGCGAGAACAAGGAGAGcggcgccgaccgtgccgccgGAGAAGAGGGCGCCGAAGAGGACCCTCGCGTGGTGCCTGCCAAGTGCCCCTTCGGCTACGATTCCAACACCTTCAAGCTCGGCCCCCTCAGCTGCATGGTCTGCCAGGCCCTGCTCCACGACGCCAGCAAATGCAAGCCGTGCTCGCATAAGTTCTGCAA GGCGTGCATATCGCGCTTTAAGGACTGCCCGTTGTGCGGTGCTGACATAGAGGGGATCGAGCCAGATGCCGAGCTCCAGGCCCTCGTTGATCGCTTCATTGATGGTCATGCCCGAATTAAGAGATCGCTTGCTGGAGAAAGCAAGGAAGCAGCGGATGGCAAGAGCAAAGTGATATACGAGGATGTCTCCATGGAGAGAGGCGCTTTCCTAGTGCAACAAGCCATGAGG GCTTTTCGTGCCCAGAACATTGAAAGCGCAAAGTCGAGGCTCAGTATGTGTGCAGAAGACATCAGGGAGGAGTTGAAATCTTCAGAAGATAACCTAGACCTGTGTTCTCAGCTTGGGGCAGTGTTGGGAATGCTCGGGGATTGCTG TCGGACCTTGGGAGATGCGCCTTCAGCGATCACTTACTATGAAGAAAGTGCCGAGCTTCTGTCGAAATTGCCCAAAAAGGATCTTGAG TTGGTCCATACGCTCTCAGTTTCTCTTAACAAAGTTGGAGACCTTCGCTACTATGGCGGGGACCTGCAATCTGCAAGAAGTTATTATGCCCGTTCATTAGATGTTCGCAGAAATTCAGTAAAGGAACATTCAGCTGTGGCCTCCCAG GTCATTGATCTAGCAACCTCTCTAGCCAAAGTCGCGGATGTTGATAGAAACCTCGGTAACGAAGATGCAGCTATCGAGGGTTTTGAGGAAGCAATCAAGTGCCTTGAGAAGTTGAAGCTAGATTCTGAGCAGGCTAGTCTAGAACAACGG CGTCGCTCGGTTCTCGACTTCCTGCAGAAGCAATTGCACAAGTAA